The proteins below are encoded in one region of Pseudanabaena sp. BC1403:
- a CDS encoding TetR/AcrR family transcriptional regulator, with product MTDDSYLSTNKSTDGLRRQPSQKRGKDRVEKILEAAAAVFDEVGYEAATTHQIAAKAGTAVGSLYQFFPDKASIFNTMELRHTERVKALWSQTDVLAIVSLPLRQMINLLVKAISQLFEHPVSRVMFIQFYTNRQVFQSIDESMTQEAINFLADILRHRNPLLNDLQLSLLSEVCVHSSNAVILSALRNPDLLRRQMLAQEIEDLLVAYLEPYVGAAVDKQHNVMKVMICPHCYSKQLSKNGQRRGKQCYLCKNCGKQFVETIG from the coding sequence ATGACGGATGATTCGTATTTGTCAACAAATAAATCTACTGACGGTTTGCGCCGCCAACCTAGCCAAAAACGCGGTAAAGATCGCGTTGAAAAAATCCTAGAAGCTGCTGCTGCTGTATTTGATGAGGTGGGTTACGAAGCCGCAACTACACATCAGATCGCCGCCAAAGCAGGTACAGCCGTTGGTTCTCTGTACCAATTCTTTCCCGATAAGGCAAGTATTTTTAACACAATGGAATTACGCCATACGGAGAGGGTCAAAGCGCTCTGGTCGCAGACAGATGTTTTAGCAATAGTCTCATTACCACTACGGCAGATGATCAATTTGCTTGTAAAAGCTATTTCGCAACTATTTGAACATCCTGTATCACGAGTAATGTTTATCCAGTTTTATACAAACCGTCAGGTCTTTCAGTCTATAGATGAAAGCATGACTCAGGAGGCTATCAACTTTCTGGCGGATATTTTGCGACATAGAAATCCATTGTTAAATGACTTGCAGCTAAGTCTGCTATCTGAGGTTTGCGTGCATAGCAGCAATGCTGTAATTTTGTCAGCACTTCGCAACCCAGATTTACTACGCCGACAAATGCTAGCTCAGGAAATTGAAGATCTGCTAGTGGCTTATTTAGAGCCTTATGTCGGTGCTGCTGTAGATAAACAGCATAATGTAATGAAAGTAATGATATGTCCTCATTGTTACTCTAAGCAGTTGTCAAAAAATGGACAGCGTAGAGGTAAACAATGTTATCTATGCAAAAATTGTGGAAAGCAATTTGTTGAAACTATCGGGTGA
- a CDS encoding tautomerase family protein, which translates to MPQTKIYGNADFIQQNREPLSTTIHSCVVDALNYPPEKKFQRFFPLQAEDFEYPSDRTEKYIIIEILLFAGRTVEAKKNLYRLLFERLKEKLDIAPLDIEIILIETPSYNWGIRGMSGDELNLNYKVNV; encoded by the coding sequence ATGCCCCAAACAAAAATCTATGGAAACGCTGATTTTATTCAGCAAAATCGTGAACCTCTATCAACTACCATTCATTCCTGTGTAGTTGATGCGCTTAACTATCCTCCAGAAAAAAAGTTTCAGAGATTCTTCCCATTGCAAGCTGAAGACTTTGAGTATCCTAGCGATCGCACTGAAAAATATATCATCATCGAGATCCTGCTGTTTGCAGGACGTACTGTAGAAGCAAAGAAAAATCTCTATCGCTTATTATTTGAGCGTCTAAAAGAAAAATTGGATATTGCTCCATTAGATATTGAAATCATTTTAATTGAGACACCAAGCTATAATTGGGGCATCCGAGGGATGTCTGGGGATGAGTTGAACTTGAACTATAAGGTAAACGTCTAG
- a CDS encoding RNA 2'-phosphotransferase — protein MNKNLVKLSKFVSLVLRHQPEVIGLKLDENGWADVDRFIELAKKNGTDISKSVLEEIVETNNKKRFSFNAEKSKIRANQGHSIDIELGLTPKQPPEKLFHGTATRFIESIRQQGLVAGNRQHVHMSSDETTAFNVGQRHGKPVVLKIDTSTMLQDGFVFFCSENLVWLTDFVPPQYLEFPIE, from the coding sequence ATGAATAAAAATTTAGTTAAACTCAGCAAATTTGTTAGCCTTGTCTTACGACATCAGCCTGAGGTAATTGGTCTAAAACTTGATGAAAATGGTTGGGCAGATGTCGATCGCTTCATTGAACTAGCAAAAAAAAATGGCACAGATATCTCTAAAAGTGTTTTAGAGGAAATAGTTGAAACAAATAATAAAAAACGATTTTCGTTTAATGCTGAAAAGTCTAAGATTCGAGCTAATCAAGGACATTCTATTGATATTGAGTTAGGTTTAACGCCAAAGCAACCTCCTGAAAAGCTATTTCACGGTACGGCAACAAGATTTATTGAGTCAATAAGGCAACAAGGGTTGGTCGCAGGAAACCGACAACATGTGCATATGTCAAGTGATGAAACTACTGCTTTTAATGTCGGTCAGAGACATGGAAAACCAGTAGTTTTAAAAATTGATACATCGACAATGCTGCAAGATGGATTTGTATTCTTTTGCTCAGAAAATTTAGTATGGCTAACGGATTTTGTCCCACCACAATATCTTGAATTTCCCATTGAATAA
- a CDS encoding class I SAM-dependent methyltransferase: MTVTTSATTQKIGLASRLVNGILAITPLFNIAKQRARKMMIERAESMGVNWLQIAADLQKQDLEAELTQVQNPNLKYPEYYLKPFHAYEEGNLGWMPATEVEVAAYAVHSRIWNDDKPPVEGDTRLRQSYLDIVKEQIPTQPQDILDVGCSVGMSTFALHKAYPLAKLTGLDLSPHFLAIANYNTRTKHSKLAENNQVKWIHATAEQTGLPDSSFDFVSCFLLFHELPQDATRQILREIRRVLRPNGHFALMDMNPYSDIYVKMPPYILTLLKSTEPYLDQYFSFDLASELVAAGFEAPTIIANTPRHRTAIAKAI; this comes from the coding sequence ATGACCGTCACTACTTCAGCCACTACCCAAAAAATTGGATTAGCATCTCGATTAGTAAATGGCATTTTAGCGATTACGCCTTTATTTAACATAGCTAAGCAACGCGCTCGGAAAATGATGATCGAGCGTGCTGAGTCAATGGGCGTAAACTGGCTCCAAATTGCCGCCGATCTCCAAAAACAAGATCTTGAAGCTGAACTAACCCAAGTTCAAAATCCAAACTTAAAGTATCCCGAATATTATCTCAAGCCTTTTCATGCTTATGAAGAAGGTAATCTGGGCTGGATGCCTGCAACTGAAGTGGAAGTTGCCGCCTATGCAGTCCACTCACGTATTTGGAACGATGACAAACCACCTGTTGAAGGTGATACACGTTTGCGTCAGAGCTATCTAGACATTGTCAAAGAACAGATACCAACTCAGCCTCAAGATATTCTTGATGTCGGTTGCAGCGTGGGCATGAGTACTTTTGCTCTACACAAGGCTTATCCACTCGCCAAGCTTACTGGACTGGATTTGTCACCACATTTTTTGGCGATCGCAAATTACAATACGCGCACCAAACATTCTAAATTAGCCGAAAACAATCAGGTGAAATGGATTCATGCTACTGCTGAACAAACAGGACTACCTGATAGTTCCTTCGATTTTGTATCTTGTTTCCTGCTATTCCATGAACTACCTCAAGATGCGACTCGCCAAATCCTAAGGGAGATTCGCCGTGTTTTGCGGCCCAATGGTCATTTTGCACTTATGGATATGAATCCCTATTCAGATATTTATGTCAAAATGCCGCCCTATATTTTGACTCTACTCAAAAGTACGGAACCCTATCTCGATCAGTACTTCTCTTTTGATCTTGCTTCCGAATTAGTCGCCGCAGGTTTTGAGGCTCCTACTATCATTGCTAATACTCCTCGTCACCGAACTGCGATCGCTAAAGCAATTTAA
- a CDS encoding nuclear transport factor 2 family protein: MLTKEKVYELAEHWIQSWNSHDLDEIMSHYAEEVVLVSPIAAQLLNDPSGTVNGKAALRAYFKKGLEVYPDLKFEMIDIMWGLYSVVFYYINQKGSKSGEFMEVDSTEKITKVIANYNG; the protein is encoded by the coding sequence ATGCTGACTAAAGAAAAGGTTTACGAACTAGCCGAACATTGGATTCAATCATGGAACTCGCATGATCTAGATGAAATCATGTCTCACTATGCTGAGGAAGTGGTTTTAGTATCGCCTATCGCCGCCCAGCTTCTTAATGATCCGTCGGGAACTGTCAATGGCAAAGCGGCACTAAGGGCTTATTTCAAAAAGGGACTTGAAGTTTATCCTGACCTCAAGTTTGAGATGATTGATATAATGTGGGGACTGTACAGTGTTGTCTTTTATTACATCAATCAAAAAGGCTCAAAGTCAGGAGAATTCATGGAAGTAGACTCAACAGAGAAAATTACAAAAGTAATCGCTAATTACAATGGATAA
- a CDS encoding 4-hydroxy-3-methylbut-2-enyl diphosphate reductase, whose translation MDNTLDTQAMRRALHKSPNYFRQSFGHGEEAESTMRSQYHSDLIQTIREHDYVYTQGDVTIYLAKSFGFCWGVERAVAMAYETRTQFPNERIWITNEIIHNPSVNTKLKEMEVQFVPVSEDGTKDFSGIGQGDVVILPAFGASVQETQLFDRLGSKIVDTTCPWVSKVWNRVEKHKKADFTSIVHGKYNHEETIATSSYAKRYLVVLNMKEAEYVANYMLNGGNRQDFLTKFSKAMSEGFDPDLDLVRIGVANQTTMLKGETEAIGKLFEKTMMQKYGVENLNEHFLAFNTICDATQERQDAMFEIVEEDLDLMIVIGGYNSSNTTHLQEIAIERNLQSYHIDDVHRILSAEAIEHKPLGKAIEQATNWLPKGKIKVGVTSGASTPDRVVEDVINRIFALKS comes from the coding sequence ATGGACAATACCCTCGATACTCAAGCTATGCGGAGGGCTTTGCACAAGTCCCCTAATTATTTTCGTCAAAGCTTTGGACATGGTGAAGAAGCCGAATCTACAATGCGATCGCAATATCATAGTGATTTGATTCAAACTATTCGCGAGCATGATTATGTTTATACGCAAGGCGATGTTACGATCTATTTAGCCAAATCCTTTGGTTTTTGTTGGGGTGTAGAAAGAGCCGTAGCGATGGCATACGAAACGCGCACGCAGTTTCCTAATGAGAGAATTTGGATCACTAACGAAATCATTCATAATCCTTCTGTTAATACTAAGCTGAAGGAGATGGAAGTTCAATTTGTGCCTGTTTCGGAAGATGGGACTAAAGATTTTTCAGGCATTGGTCAGGGTGATGTCGTAATTTTGCCAGCCTTTGGAGCGAGTGTTCAGGAAACTCAGTTGTTTGATCGCCTTGGTAGCAAGATTGTCGATACGACTTGTCCTTGGGTATCAAAAGTATGGAATCGGGTTGAGAAGCATAAAAAAGCAGACTTTACTTCCATTGTTCACGGTAAGTACAACCATGAAGAGACGATCGCTACCAGTTCCTATGCCAAGCGATATCTAGTCGTATTGAACATGAAAGAAGCTGAGTATGTTGCTAATTACATGCTCAATGGTGGCAATCGCCAAGATTTCCTAACCAAGTTCAGTAAGGCAATGTCAGAAGGATTCGATCCCGACCTCGATTTGGTAAGAATTGGTGTTGCCAATCAAACCACCATGCTCAAAGGAGAAACCGAAGCGATTGGCAAATTGTTTGAAAAGACAATGATGCAAAAATATGGCGTGGAAAATCTTAATGAGCATTTTCTTGCTTTTAATACAATTTGCGACGCGACTCAAGAACGGCAAGATGCAATGTTTGAGATTGTCGAAGAGGATCTCGATTTGATGATTGTCATTGGTGGTTACAATTCATCGAATACAACCCATTTACAAGAAATTGCGATCGAGCGCAATCTTCAGTCATATCACATTGATGATGTGCATCGAATTCTCTCTGCCGAGGCGATCGAGCATAAGCCTCTAGGTAAGGCGATCGAGCAAGCCACAAATTGGTTACCTAAAGGCAAAATTAAGGTCGGTGTAACTTCAGGTGCATCAACCCCAGATCGCGTTGTCGAAGATGTCATCAACAGAATTTTTGCCTTAAAAAGTTAA
- a CDS encoding VWA domain-containing protein — MQLKSVVQPFGEVNVYPQNNGDIDIVATILMVPDIEGARVGLALDGSASMKKMYGISGVVSSFFASAAVTHNVVEPVTRVMVKYLANFAATGKVDLINWACGAAGELIEDLGSYSGEEIEQIAIKGPKIPWGTGTKLLPPLKYFINKYQDAPAIGVKQPAAICLIITDGTIEDLEDVKEYCFKYALEIADQTKPFIKLLLIGVGKEIDEKQLEELDNMFEGSFVKDAAGREIDLWDYQVADDIQILEQIFKEFVSAETIVTHYGRILNQSGTVCEEYNFGVPALMRFKLPAGSTAFTLEFSGGNVTQDISEALPTPLDAPLITESEQWKDVVDFV; from the coding sequence ATGCAGTTAAAAAGTGTCGTTCAGCCCTTTGGTGAAGTCAATGTTTATCCCCAAAACAATGGAGATATTGACATCGTTGCAACTATTCTGATGGTTCCAGACATTGAAGGCGCAAGAGTTGGCTTAGCCCTAGATGGTTCTGCCTCGATGAAAAAGATGTATGGCATCAGTGGTGTCGTCAGCAGTTTTTTTGCCAGTGCCGCCGTTACTCACAACGTCGTTGAACCAGTAACAAGGGTGATGGTTAAGTATCTTGCCAATTTTGCAGCTACAGGTAAAGTTGACTTGATCAATTGGGCTTGCGGTGCAGCAGGTGAACTGATCGAAGATTTGGGCAGCTATAGCGGTGAAGAGATCGAGCAAATTGCGATCAAAGGTCCAAAAATTCCTTGGGGAACTGGGACAAAACTCTTGCCACCCCTAAAATATTTTATTAATAAATATCAAGATGCTCCTGCGATCGGGGTCAAGCAACCTGCGGCAATTTGTCTGATCATCACCGATGGCACCATCGAAGATCTTGAAGATGTGAAAGAATATTGCTTTAAATATGCTCTAGAGATTGCGGATCAAACCAAACCATTTATCAAACTTTTGTTAATCGGCGTTGGTAAAGAGATTGATGAAAAACAATTAGAAGAACTAGACAATATGTTTGAAGGCAGCTTTGTGAAGGATGCCGCAGGTCGTGAGATTGACCTATGGGATTATCAAGTTGCTGATGATATTCAGATTTTGGAACAGATTTTCAAGGAATTTGTGTCAGCAGAAACAATTGTTACGCATTATGGACGCATTCTCAATCAGTCAGGAACGGTTTGTGAAGAGTATAACTTCGGTGTCCCTGCACTAATGCGTTTTAAGTTACCTGCGGGTTCAACGGCTTTTACCCTAGAGTTTTCGGGTGGCAACGTGACGCAAGACATTTCGGAAGCTTTGCCTACCCCATTAGATGCACCTCTGATTACGGAATCTGAACAATGGAAAGATGTTGTAGACTTCGTATAA
- a CDS encoding OmpA family protein codes for MLHENNSEPIELERADNGEIKNKIKNEGKNELEIESKSYQMPANLVAAEFGEVNVWRNMSGINSGIADCRVEFSIAMEPQGKFAEGWRTGIALDASASMKRSYGRKVEARVDPKLLVDYIKEGRLRSYLEDGEPIRKIERAAFAEIQERGYEINYTANILQPLVQDFTAYLAGSLDGTGKTSLIYWGCGNGDEIQVLGEFDHVSCQQLAIAGPATFQLGKTTKLLPAIAHFVNQYNQAPQGIYIFLTDGRIDDLAQVKSYTRELALEIAVGKRNYLKLVLIGIGNDVDRYQLQELDDFETGLDIDIWDYKIANEMTSLSQIFAEVVNEHQVIADSGAIYDDQGNCVKSYTNGLPAKVDFLMRDDSQWFELEVGNQRIRQAVILGTAMAIAPLAKKKLFDFETQAQESDQAVAIVEEQVDQEIASNQMNQPSSLWKILAALLIGAAFIGTAIAFGILIQRSDNRKLQNQAVPRVIEESVIESKTDSTNKANNNLLDSSTQSNPQNSRAASNPATNLKNNPAAKDETNNKLNDIADKPSVNNSDKSLDKSSSNNPQKHGSIAGKVSGDTPKKLAGDISSNASANKSNIIAIANPQKLTGDMALATLVKYGIVPRPKVDTQASSVTQTDVQDYSSINTSTKTNKDKPPKNAGADDLNNSQNTAKSDRNIALTNDPNSSTLNKTSDRSINKSILPITNPDAEIVVFFPSDESQLISGEETKIENFWTKIQGKRGIIQVIGHTDKMGDYDYNLDLSQARANEVVRLLRDRGLDGNYKVTFEALSWLQPLRKEITAKDNAFNRRVVIQFKEQR; via the coding sequence ATGCTACATGAAAATAATTCCGAGCCTATTGAATTAGAACGTGCAGACAATGGTGAAATAAAAAATAAAATAAAAAATGAAGGTAAGAACGAATTAGAAATTGAATCAAAAAGCTACCAAATGCCAGCTAATCTAGTGGCAGCAGAGTTTGGCGAGGTGAATGTTTGGCGGAATATGTCAGGGATAAATTCTGGAATTGCCGATTGTCGAGTGGAATTCTCGATCGCAATGGAGCCACAGGGAAAATTTGCTGAAGGTTGGCGGACTGGGATTGCCCTAGATGCTAGCGCCTCGATGAAACGATCCTATGGGCGCAAAGTAGAGGCAAGGGTCGATCCCAAACTGTTGGTTGATTATATTAAGGAAGGTCGATTACGTTCTTATTTAGAGGACGGAGAACCGATTCGGAAGATTGAGCGGGCGGCGTTTGCGGAAATCCAAGAGCGCGGCTATGAGATTAACTATACTGCAAACATCTTGCAGCCATTAGTTCAAGATTTTACAGCTTATCTAGCTGGCAGTTTAGACGGGACTGGCAAGACCTCGTTAATTTATTGGGGCTGTGGTAATGGCGATGAGATTCAAGTATTGGGTGAATTTGATCATGTTAGTTGTCAGCAGCTAGCGATCGCAGGGCCCGCAACTTTCCAACTCGGTAAAACAACCAAGCTATTACCTGCGATCGCCCATTTCGTAAACCAATATAATCAAGCTCCACAAGGAATTTATATATTTTTGACCGATGGCAGAATTGATGACTTAGCTCAGGTCAAGAGCTATACCAGAGAGCTAGCGTTAGAGATTGCCGTCGGTAAAAGAAACTATTTGAAATTGGTTTTGATTGGGATTGGTAATGATGTCGATCGCTATCAGTTGCAGGAGCTAGATGATTTTGAGACTGGCTTAGATATTGATATTTGGGATTACAAAATAGCGAATGAAATGACTAGTCTCTCGCAAATTTTTGCGGAAGTGGTTAATGAACATCAAGTTATTGCTGATAGCGGCGCTATTTACGATGATCAAGGAAATTGCGTCAAATCCTATACCAATGGTTTACCTGCCAAAGTTGATTTTTTAATGCGCGATGATTCGCAATGGTTTGAGTTAGAGGTAGGCAATCAACGCATTCGTCAAGCTGTGATTTTAGGTACTGCTATGGCGATCGCCCCTTTAGCCAAGAAAAAACTATTCGATTTTGAGACTCAGGCTCAGGAAAGCGATCAGGCTGTTGCCATAGTGGAGGAGCAGGTAGATCAGGAAATCGCTAGCAATCAGATGAACCAACCAAGCAGCCTTTGGAAAATATTAGCGGCTTTGTTGATCGGAGCGGCTTTTATTGGGACAGCGATCGCCTTTGGCATTTTAATCCAGCGATCAGATAATAGGAAATTGCAAAATCAAGCAGTACCTAGGGTGATTGAAGAATCCGTAATTGAGTCGAAGACAGATTCAACAAATAAAGCCAACAATAACTTACTAGATAGTTCGACTCAATCTAATCCCCAGAATTCTCGCGCAGCGAGCAATCCAGCCACCAATCTAAAAAACAATCCAGCAGCCAAGGATGAAACTAATAATAAGCTGAATGATATTGCTGACAAGCCATCAGTCAATAATTCCGACAAATCACTGGATAAGTCATCTAGTAACAATCCTCAGAAGCATGGGAGTATTGCTGGCAAAGTCTCTGGCGATACTCCTAAGAAATTAGCTGGAGATATTTCCAGCAATGCGTCTGCAAATAAATCCAACATAATTGCGATCGCTAATCCTCAAAAACTAACTGGAGATATGGCTCTTGCGACTCTAGTGAAGTACGGTATTGTTCCCAGACCAAAAGTGGATACGCAAGCCTCATCTGTTACTCAGACAGACGTTCAGGACTATAGTTCTATCAACACCTCGACAAAAACAAATAAAGATAAGCCTCCTAAAAATGCTGGTGCTGACGATTTAAATAATTCCCAAAATACTGCGAAATCCGATCGCAACATAGCACTTACAAACGATCCAAATTCCTCGACCCTGAATAAAACTAGCGATCGCAGTATTAATAAATCAATTTTGCCAATTACGAATCCAGACGCAGAAATAGTAGTTTTTTTCCCATCTGATGAATCGCAACTTATATCTGGCGAAGAAACCAAAATTGAGAATTTCTGGACAAAAATCCAAGGGAAAAGAGGAATCATTCAAGTCATTGGTCACACAGACAAGATGGGAGACTATGACTATAATCTTGACCTCTCACAAGCAAGAGCAAATGAGGTAGTGAGATTACTGCGCGATCGCGGCTTGGATGGTAATTACAAAGTTACGTTTGAAGCTTTATCGTGGCTGCAACCCCTACGGAAAGAAATTACGGCAAAGGATAATGCGTTTAATCGTCGTGTGGTTATTCAATTCAAAGAGCAGCGTTAA
- a CDS encoding GNAT family N-acetyltransferase → MSELNLDFRLAQFIDIDPLMELVQEFYQFESIAFDEGVVKAFIALLSDEQFGVIWLICDRDRPIGYVALTFFFSMEYHGRCGLVDELYIREDYRGRGIGKKVFKLIEEYLQTQNMRSLSLVVDFWNEPAEALYTKLGFRREKRHLMVKHIDSEIHRVPTSDTDQRIEAFAPDSNPK, encoded by the coding sequence ATGAGTGAACTTAATCTTGATTTTCGCCTAGCACAATTTATTGATATCGATCCACTGATGGAACTTGTGCAGGAGTTCTATCAATTTGAGAGTATCGCTTTTGATGAAGGTGTAGTCAAAGCATTTATTGCTTTGCTGAGTGATGAACAATTTGGTGTGATTTGGCTAATTTGCGATCGCGATCGCCCCATTGGATATGTGGCGCTGACATTCTTTTTTAGTATGGAATATCACGGACGCTGTGGGCTTGTTGATGAGTTATATATCCGTGAAGACTATCGGGGTCGGGGTATTGGCAAAAAAGTATTTAAGCTAATCGAGGAATATCTACAAACTCAAAATATGCGATCGCTGTCTCTAGTTGTAGACTTCTGGAATGAGCCAGCCGAAGCTCTCTATACTAAACTAGGTTTCCGCCGCGAAAAACGTCACTTAATGGTCAAACATATTGACAGCGAAATCCATCGTGTGCCGACATCGGATACTGACCAGAGGATCGAAGCTTTTGCACCTGACAGTAATCCTAAATAG
- a CDS encoding Rieske 2Fe-2S domain-containing protein — translation MASMLEGAPWLIAHTSMLSTNQPRKISVYGNDYVMWKDTKGSIHALPNACPHMGAMLSEGWCEVESNGETAIACPFHALRFDASGCTVLPDTHKKTLPLLKPLELIVQGDFIWTYGGCEPKVEIPTVLNEIAETYKFIGHTGDRSVETDLLTMLLNMHDYNHQNGTHRELFRITEVQFHQFIDQGHLSHAFYDMPTAPYSLIEKIRKPDLFLLPTTLKAHLENHFPSLVIFHGETDLGKLIQCHIFVPEAENRTRTYVLLFGIPKHPLFKIFGSTFLNFVKVVVDQDADILGKIYPNSPQKVKLNNEVGMDWVKRNFASFPNVVEPSLSK, via the coding sequence ATGGCTTCTATGCTAGAAGGTGCACCTTGGTTGATTGCCCATACCTCTATGTTATCAACTAATCAGCCGCGCAAAATCTCTGTATATGGTAATGATTATGTAATGTGGAAGGATACTAAGGGCAGTATTCATGCTTTGCCGAATGCTTGTCCTCATATGGGAGCGATGTTGTCTGAGGGATGGTGTGAAGTAGAGAGTAATGGTGAAACTGCGATCGCTTGTCCGTTCCATGCCTTGCGTTTTGATGCATCGGGTTGCACAGTACTGCCTGATACTCATAAAAAAACTTTGCCACTTTTGAAACCATTAGAGCTAATAGTTCAGGGTGATTTCATCTGGACTTATGGAGGATGTGAACCAAAGGTAGAGATTCCCACCGTCTTGAATGAAATTGCCGAAACCTATAAGTTTATTGGTCATACTGGCGATCGCAGTGTCGAGACAGATTTACTGACGATGCTGCTGAACATGCATGACTATAATCACCAAAACGGAACGCATCGAGAATTGTTTCGGATTACAGAAGTTCAATTCCATCAATTTATCGATCAAGGACACTTATCTCATGCCTTTTATGATATGCCCACGGCTCCCTATAGCTTGATCGAAAAAATCAGAAAGCCAGATTTATTTCTTTTGCCAACCACGTTAAAGGCTCATTTAGAGAATCATTTTCCATCGCTAGTAATTTTTCATGGTGAAACAGATTTAGGCAAGTTGATTCAATGTCATATTTTTGTGCCAGAGGCTGAAAATCGCACGCGCACATATGTTTTGCTGTTTGGTATACCCAAGCATCCATTGTTCAAGATTTTTGGCAGTACTTTTTTGAATTTTGTTAAAGTTGTGGTTGATCAAGATGCCGATATTCTCGGCAAGATTTATCCCAATTCGCCGCAGAAGGTGAAGCTGAATAATGAGGTGGGTATGGATTGGGTAAAAAGGAATTTTGCAAGTTTTCCCAATGTAGTTGAGCCTAGTCTGTCGAAATAA
- the ahcY gene encoding adenosylhomocysteinase produces the protein MSTTIAPETVTVKHEIKDITLAPLGKQRIEWASREMPVLRQIRDRFAAEKPLAGIRIAACCHVTTETANLAIALKAAGADAVLIASNPLSTQDDVAASLVYDHGISVFAIKGEDNATYHRHVEMALAHRPHIIVDDGSDVTTTLVLHHADQIPEIIGTTEETTTGLVRLNAMFRDGKLTFPAIAVNDAETKHFFDNRYGTGQSTLDGIIRATNILLAGKVIVVAGYGWCGKGVALRARGMGANVVVTEINPVAAIEAAMDGFRVMTMDEAAKIGDIFITVTGNKHVIRREHFETMKDGAIVANSGHFDLEIDLVSLNDLSESASFVRNFTQEYQLKTGKSIIVIGEGRLVNLAAAEGHPASVMDMSFANQALACEFLVKNKGNLPAGVVPIPKDIDQEIARLKLQAMGITIDTLTPEQVHYLNSWTEGT, from the coding sequence ATGTCCACTACTATTGCGCCCGAAACCGTGACCGTTAAGCACGAGATTAAGGACATCACCCTTGCACCACTAGGCAAACAACGCATTGAATGGGCTAGCCGCGAAATGCCCGTATTGCGTCAAATCCGCGATCGCTTTGCTGCTGAGAAACCACTTGCTGGTATCCGCATCGCTGCTTGCTGCCACGTCACCACTGAAACTGCTAACCTCGCGATCGCCCTCAAAGCTGCTGGAGCAGATGCAGTTTTGATCGCCAGTAACCCACTCTCAACGCAAGACGATGTTGCCGCATCCTTGGTTTATGATCACGGGATTTCGGTATTTGCAATCAAGGGCGAAGATAACGCTACATACCATCGCCACGTTGAAATGGCTCTAGCTCACCGGCCCCACATCATTGTTGATGACGGTAGCGACGTAACCACCACTTTGGTATTGCATCACGCTGATCAAATCCCTGAAATCATTGGTACTACTGAAGAAACCACCACAGGACTAGTTCGCCTCAATGCCATGTTCCGTGATGGCAAACTGACTTTCCCTGCGATCGCAGTTAATGATGCAGAAACCAAGCATTTCTTTGATAACCGCTACGGTACTGGCCAATCTACCCTCGACGGTATCATCCGCGCTACCAATATCTTGTTGGCTGGCAAAGTGATCGTTGTTGCAGGCTATGGCTGGTGTGGCAAGGGTGTTGCCCTTCGCGCACGCGGTATGGGCGCAAATGTTGTCGTCACTGAAATCAATCCTGTAGCTGCGATCGAAGCTGCAATGGATGGATTCAGAGTCATGACCATGGACGAAGCAGCTAAAATCGGCGATATCTTTATCACCGTTACTGGCAATAAGCACGTCATCCGTCGCGAACATTTTGAAACCATGAAAGATGGTGCGATCGTCGCTAACTCTGGTCACTTTGATTTGGAAATTGACCTTGTTTCCCTTAACGATCTCAGCGAATCTGCAAGCTTCGTTCGCAACTTCACTCAAGAGTACCAACTCAAAACTGGCAAATCGATCATCGTCATCGGGGAAGGTCGTCTAGTGAACCTTGCCGCTGCTGAAGGGCATCCTGCTAGCGTTATGGATATGAGTTTCGCTAACCAAGCTCTTGCTTGCGAATTCTTAGTTAAGAACAAGGGCAATTTACCTGCGGGTGTTGTGCCAATTCCTAAGGATATCGATCAAGAAATCGCTCGCTTGAAGTTACAAGCAATGGGCATCACCATTGACACTCTAACTCCTGAGCAAGTTCATTACCTCAATTCTTGGACAGAAGGAACATAA